The sequence CGGCCGTCCTCGTACATCGTCATACACATCGGGCAGGCGACCACGAACTTCTCGACCGCGTCGCCGGCGTCGGTGTCCTCCAAGGCTTCACGCATCCGCTCCTCGCTGGGTTTGGTCTCCTCGTCGATGTCCATCCAGAGACCGCCGCCCCCGCCGCCACAGCAGAACGATTCGTTGCGGTTCCGGGGCATCTCCGAGAGCGTCGCGCCGGTGGCGCGGATGAGCTCCCGCGGGGCCTCGTACTCGTCGTTGTACCGCCCGAGGTGGCACGGATCGTGGTAGGTGACGGTGTAGTCGAGTTCGTCGCCGGAGAGCCCGAGTCGGCCGTCGTCGACCAGTTCCTCGACCGCCTGGGTCCAGTGGAGCACCTCGATCTCGCCATCCTGGTTCCACTCGCCGTCGTACTCGAAGTCGAGCAGCGGCTCGTCGGCGAACGCCTCGTAGTCGACCTCCGGATACTCGTTTGTGAACGTGTTGTAGGAGTGGGGATCCGTACAGATGATCCGCTCGGGGTCGACGTCCTCGAACTGCTCGACGTGCTGGCCCGCGAGGTCGACGTAGAGGAACTCCTCGCCCAGCCGGCGGATGTCGTTGCCGTCGTACTTCTCCTCTTCGAAGAGGATGCCGTACTCCACGTCGGCGCGCTCCAGCAGCTTCGCCAGCGACCGGGCGACTTTCTTGTTGCGCTCGTCGTAGCTGGGGTAGTCGCCGACGTACCAGAGGTACTCGACGTCCTCCTCGCGGGCGTCGGTGATGTCGAACTCGAGTTCGTCGGCCCAGTCGGCGCGCTCGTCCGGCGGGTCGCCGAAGGTGTTGCCCATCATCATCACGTTGTCGAAGGTGTCCTGGACGTTGGAGTCGACCTGGCCGGTGTCGGTGAGCTGGCGGTTCATCCGGGTGAACGACTTCAAATGCTCGATATCGACGGGACAGGCGTCCATACACGCCATACACGCCATACACGACTCCATCGTCTCCGCGTCGACCACGCTCTCGCCGCCGTCGGCGACGATGTCGATCGCCTCGGCCTCGCCAGCATCGCGCCGCTCGCGGTACTGTTTCAGGTCGAGAATCACGTCCCGCGGGTCGAGGTTTCGGCCCGACGACTCGGCGGGACACGCCGCCGAACACCGGCCACACTTGGTACAGGCGTCCTGGTCGAGCAGCTCCT comes from Halobellus ruber and encodes:
- a CDS encoding heterodisulfide reductase-related iron-sulfur binding cluster, producing the protein MVADGTVTRETFWQISHAGKILFYVLAAVAILIFVYGVYRRVARYTEGTDDWFDRLDDLPTRIVEATRITLSNRKLFDRDTAGGVMHAFIMWGFLTLLIGTTILAIDMDVYRPLTGLTGREQSFFVGDFYLSYSLVMDAMGLLFVVGVGVALYRRYAARKWRLRGKHTTVEDDLFVWTLFLLGVGGYLAEGVRILGTGFPAFETVSFVGWFVADVLALAGMSQSTAAAIYPAVWWSHSLLALAFVAAIPYSKPFHMLSSYANIVTRDEKAGARLPGIPADLDADTGAESIDDFSWKELLDQDACTKCGRCSAACPAESSGRNLDPRDVILDLKQYRERRDAGEAEAIDIVADGGESVVDAETMESCMACMACMDACPVDIEHLKSFTRMNRQLTDTGQVDSNVQDTFDNVMMMGNTFGDPPDERADWADELEFDITDAREEDVEYLWYVGDYPSYDERNKKVARSLAKLLERADVEYGILFEEEKYDGNDIRRLGEEFLYVDLAGQHVEQFEDVDPERIICTDPHSYNTFTNEYPEVDYEAFADEPLLDFEYDGEWNQDGEIEVLHWTQAVEELVDDGRLGLSGDELDYTVTYHDPCHLGRYNDEYEAPRELIRATGATLSEMPRNRNESFCCGGGGGGLWMDIDEETKPSEERMREALEDTDAGDAVEKFVVACPMCMTMYEDGRKTGGYEDDIEIVDVAELLVEAIESRPDPDAAAGATAAAD